One Cyanobacteria bacterium GSL.Bin1 genomic region harbors:
- a CDS encoding transposase, whose protein sequence is GTSQHCSNCLNRVPKELSDRWHSCPHCGIKLQRDINSGILIKEVGLGVRLTIKREGRKTGEARALSAG, encoded by the coding sequence AAGGTACATCGCAACATTGCTCTAATTGCTTAAACCGTGTTCCTAAAGAGTTGTCTGATCGCTGGCATAGTTGTCCTCATTGCGGGATTAAACTCCAGAGGGACATAAACTCAGGAATTTTAATTAAGGAAGTGGGGTTGGGCGTCCGCCTCACTATAAAACGCGAAGGTCGAAAGACTGGAGAAGCCCGCGCTTTATCCGCAGGATAA